In the Kitasatospora terrestris genome, one interval contains:
- a CDS encoding AIM24 family protein produces the protein MAQFRLQGSKVLAVDMTGDTVKARNGTMVAYTGQMGFKKLSGGGDGLRGMVTRRLTGEQMEVMEVKGQGTCYFADKATEVNLVRLNGETLYVEAENLLCTEATLHTGTSFTGLNGMASGNGLFTTKVEGHGWAALTSKGPAIILRVSQGMPLRVDPGAYIAHTGNLNRALKSGAGWTTLIGEGGGEAMQVEFTGEGLVYVQPSERMTFGGDV, from the coding sequence GTGGCACAGTTTCGACTCCAGGGGTCAAAGGTCCTCGCCGTCGACATGACGGGGGACACGGTCAAGGCCCGCAACGGCACGATGGTCGCGTACACCGGGCAGATGGGCTTCAAGAAGCTCTCCGGTGGCGGCGACGGCCTGCGCGGCATGGTCACCCGGCGGCTGACCGGCGAGCAGATGGAGGTCATGGAGGTGAAGGGGCAGGGCACCTGCTACTTCGCCGACAAGGCCACCGAGGTCAATCTGGTGCGGTTGAACGGCGAGACGCTCTACGTCGAGGCCGAGAACCTGCTCTGCACCGAGGCGACCCTGCACACCGGCACCAGCTTCACCGGGCTCAACGGCATGGCGTCCGGCAACGGCCTGTTCACCACCAAGGTGGAGGGACACGGCTGGGCGGCGCTCACCTCGAAGGGCCCGGCGATCATCCTCCGGGTCTCCCAGGGGATGCCGCTGCGGGTGGACCCGGGCGCGTACATCGCGCACACCGGGAACCTCAACCGGGCGCTGAAGTCCGGCGCCGGCTGGACCACGCTGATCGGCGAGGGCGGTGGCGAGGCGATGCAGGTGGAGTTCACCGGCGAGGGCCTGGTGTACGTCCAGCCGTCCGAGCGGATGACCTTCGGGGGTGACGTCTGA
- a CDS encoding DUF3817 domain-containing protein, with protein MKQSVLTRYRALAYVTGVLLILLTLGMVAKYVLEIDGAAGFTTAVGIAHGWLYVVYLALAFDLGTKAKWPLPKLAWVLLAGTIPTAVFFVERKVSREVAPLVAAAEPVAA; from the coding sequence ATGAAGCAGAGTGTGCTGACCCGCTACCGCGCCCTGGCCTACGTCACCGGCGTCCTCCTGATCCTGCTCACCCTCGGGATGGTCGCCAAGTACGTCCTGGAGATCGACGGCGCGGCCGGTTTCACCACCGCCGTGGGCATCGCGCACGGCTGGCTGTACGTGGTCTACCTCGCACTCGCCTTCGACCTGGGCACCAAGGCCAAGTGGCCGCTCCCCAAGCTCGCCTGGGTGCTGCTGGCCGGCACGATCCCGACCGCCGTCTTCTTCGTCGAGCGCAAGGTCAGCCGCGAGGTCGCCCCGCTGGTCGCGGCCGCGGAGCCGGTCGCCGCCTGA
- a CDS encoding M4 family metallopeptidase, with amino-acid sequence MLTVGAVLSSTALLAGAIQVAAGTAQASPAPVAAQQRADLLAAAGGEAPSAARALGLSGQEKLVVKDAVVDSDGARHYRYERTWAGLPVLGGDLVVHTSAKGAVTVDRAVEGSIAPAGLTPKLTAAQAAAGAKSSVEATVGSVADADEAPLAAVSKGGDAQLVVWAASGAPRLAYRTTVEGVRADGTPSSLLLVTDAATGELLSSHEQIQTSNATGTGYGVFDGTVTLTTNWTGSVYQLKDNTRGGQYTVDKNGTLYTDADNVWGNGLASNGQSAAVDAQFGAAKTWDYYKNVHGRNGIRGDGVGAYSKVHYGTNYVNAFWSDSCFCMTYGDGASNTHPLTAIDVAGHEMTHGVTSNTAGLNYSGESGGLNESTSDIFGTMVEFYANLATDTPDYLIGERLNLNGNGTPLRYMDKPSKDGASADYWSSTVGSKDVHYSSGVGNHFFYLLSEGSGAKTINGVSYNSPTYNGAAVTGIGRDKAAKIWYRALTVYMTSTTNYKAARTATLNAAKDLYGSTSAEYTAVGKAWTAVNVS; translated from the coding sequence ATGCTGACAGTCGGAGCCGTCCTCTCCTCCACCGCCCTGCTGGCCGGAGCGATCCAGGTCGCCGCCGGCACCGCCCAGGCCTCCCCCGCACCGGTCGCCGCCCAGCAGCGCGCCGACCTGCTCGCCGCGGCCGGCGGCGAGGCCCCGTCCGCCGCCAGGGCGCTCGGCCTCTCCGGTCAGGAGAAGCTGGTCGTCAAGGACGCCGTGGTCGACTCCGACGGCGCCCGCCACTACCGGTACGAGCGCACCTGGGCCGGGCTCCCGGTGCTCGGCGGCGACCTGGTGGTGCACACCAGCGCCAAGGGCGCGGTCACCGTGGACCGCGCGGTCGAGGGCTCGATCGCCCCGGCCGGCCTCACCCCGAAGCTCACCGCCGCCCAGGCCGCCGCCGGGGCCAAGAGCTCCGTCGAGGCCACCGTGGGCTCCGTCGCGGACGCCGACGAGGCCCCGCTCGCCGCCGTCTCCAAGGGCGGTGACGCCCAGCTGGTGGTCTGGGCCGCCTCCGGCGCCCCGCGCCTGGCGTACCGCACCACCGTCGAGGGCGTGCGCGCCGACGGGACCCCGAGCAGCCTGCTGCTGGTCACCGACGCCGCCACCGGCGAACTGCTCTCCTCGCACGAGCAGATCCAGACCTCCAACGCCACCGGCACCGGGTACGGCGTCTTCGACGGCACGGTCACGCTGACCACCAACTGGACCGGCAGCGTCTACCAGCTGAAGGACAACACCCGCGGCGGCCAGTACACCGTCGACAAGAACGGCACGCTCTACACCGACGCCGACAACGTCTGGGGCAACGGCCTGGCCTCCAACGGCCAGTCGGCCGCGGTGGACGCCCAGTTCGGCGCGGCGAAGACCTGGGACTACTACAAGAACGTGCACGGCCGCAACGGCATCCGGGGCGACGGGGTCGGCGCCTACAGCAAGGTCCACTACGGCACCAACTACGTGAACGCCTTCTGGTCCGACAGCTGCTTCTGCATGACCTACGGCGACGGCGCGTCCAACACCCACCCGCTGACCGCGATCGACGTGGCCGGCCACGAGATGACCCACGGCGTGACCTCCAACACCGCGGGCCTCAACTACTCCGGTGAGTCCGGCGGCCTGAACGAGTCGACCAGCGACATCTTCGGCACCATGGTCGAGTTCTACGCCAACCTCGCCACCGACACCCCGGACTACCTGATCGGCGAGCGGCTCAACCTGAACGGCAACGGCACGCCGCTGCGGTACATGGACAAGCCCTCCAAGGACGGCGCCTCCGCCGACTACTGGTCCTCCACCGTCGGCTCCAAGGACGTCCACTACTCGTCCGGCGTCGGCAACCACTTCTTCTACCTGCTGTCGGAGGGCAGCGGGGCCAAGACGATCAACGGCGTCAGCTACAACTCGCCCACCTACAACGGCGCCGCCGTCACCGGCATCGGCCGGGACAAGGCCGCCAAGATCTGGTACCGGGCCCTGACCGTCTACATGACCTCCACCACCAACTACAAGGCCGCCCGCACCGCCACCCTCAACGCGGCCAAGGACCTGTACGGCTCCACCTCGGCCGAGTACACGGCGGTGGGCAAGGCCTGGACCGCGGTGAACGTCAGCTAG
- a CDS encoding MarR family transcriptional regulator has translation MPKPLALDFDPIARADELWTRRWGGVPSMSAITSVMRAHQILLSRVDAVVKPYGLTFARYEALVLLTFSRTGELSLSKIGERLMVHPTSVTNTVDRLEKAGLVARRPNPLDGRGVLAAITARGREVVEQATRELMAVDFGLEGYDEQQCRQVFELLRPLRITAGDFSPATGEGPGEEQA, from the coding sequence GTGCCCAAGCCCCTCGCCCTCGACTTCGACCCGATCGCGCGCGCCGACGAGCTGTGGACCCGCCGCTGGGGCGGCGTGCCCTCGATGTCCGCGATCACCTCGGTGATGCGCGCGCACCAGATCCTGCTCTCCCGGGTGGACGCCGTGGTCAAGCCCTACGGCCTGACCTTCGCCCGGTACGAGGCACTCGTGCTGCTCACCTTCAGCCGGACCGGCGAGCTCTCGCTCTCCAAGATCGGCGAGCGGCTGATGGTCCACCCCACCTCCGTCACCAACACCGTCGACCGCCTGGAGAAGGCCGGCCTGGTCGCCCGCCGCCCCAACCCGCTGGACGGGCGCGGCGTCCTCGCCGCCATCACCGCCCGCGGCCGCGAGGTGGTCGAGCAGGCCACCCGCGAGCTGATGGCCGTCGACTTCGGCCTGGAGGGCTACGACGAACAGCAGTGCCGGCAGGTGTTCGAACTGCTCCGCCCGCTGCGGATCACCGCGGGCGACTTCAGCCCGGCGACCGGCGAGGGGCCCGGCGAGGAGCAGGCGTAG
- a CDS encoding DUF3817 domain-containing protein, whose product MKPSAAVHRLRLVSGPEGLSFLLLLTCSVLKRTTSFNGVPVMGAVHGALFVLYVVFLAQAAMAQRWEGRRTLVLFLLAVVPTGGFFADRMLAKEERGEQALAA is encoded by the coding sequence GTGAAGCCCAGCGCCGCCGTGCACCGCCTGCGACTCGTCTCCGGCCCCGAGGGCCTGTCCTTCCTGCTGCTGCTGACCTGCTCCGTGCTCAAGCGCACCACCTCCTTCAACGGCGTGCCGGTGATGGGCGCCGTCCACGGCGCGCTGTTCGTGCTGTACGTGGTCTTCCTGGCCCAGGCCGCGATGGCGCAGCGCTGGGAGGGCAGGCGCACCCTGGTGCTCTTCCTGCTGGCCGTGGTGCCGACCGGCGGCTTCTTCGCCGACCGGATGCTGGCCAAGGAGGAGCGCGGCGAGCAGGCGCTCGCCGCCTGA
- a CDS encoding DUF2127 domain-containing protein, giving the protein MKLDWDRRTCARRGHITYAPDEAGLRERLHASTALGEAWRCLRCGDFALGAPHGSGPADEAPLVPRGRALRDLFILRFLAVERGLRGLLVLVAAWAVWKFSNSQDAVRRIFDENLSVFRPVTDHFHWDLEHSPIVDTIRKTFDYRHSTLLIVAAALVAYALIEIVEAFGLWAARRWAEYLTVVATAAFLPLEVYELTEHVSVVKIGTLVLNVVAVLWILLSKRLFGLRGGLAAFEAERHSASLLEVEESAGVAPAAV; this is encoded by the coding sequence CTGAAGCTCGACTGGGACCGCCGCACCTGCGCCCGGCGCGGCCACATCACCTACGCGCCCGACGAGGCCGGCCTGCGCGAGCGGCTGCACGCCTCGACCGCGCTCGGCGAGGCCTGGCGCTGCCTGCGCTGCGGGGACTTCGCGCTCGGCGCCCCGCACGGCTCGGGGCCGGCCGACGAGGCGCCGCTGGTGCCGCGCGGCCGGGCGCTGCGCGACCTGTTCATCCTGCGCTTCCTGGCCGTGGAGCGCGGCCTGCGCGGCCTGCTGGTGCTGGTGGCGGCCTGGGCGGTGTGGAAGTTCTCCAACAGCCAGGACGCGGTGCGGCGGATCTTCGACGAGAACCTGAGCGTGTTCCGGCCGGTCACCGACCACTTCCACTGGGACCTGGAGCACTCGCCGATCGTCGACACCATCCGCAAGACCTTCGACTACCGGCACTCGACGCTGCTGATCGTGGCCGCGGCGCTGGTGGCGTACGCGCTGATCGAGATCGTCGAGGCCTTCGGCCTGTGGGCGGCCAGGCGCTGGGCGGAGTACCTGACGGTGGTCGCCACCGCCGCCTTCCTCCCGCTGGAGGTCTACGAGCTGACCGAGCACGTCAGCGTGGTGAAGATCGGCACGCTGGTGCTGAACGTCGTCGCGGTGCTCTGGATCCTGCTCTCCAAGCGGCTCTTCGGGCTGCGCGGGGGCCTGGCCGCGTTCGAGGCGGAGCGGCACTCGGCCTCGCTGCTGGAGGTCGAGGAGTCGGCCGGGGTGGCGCCGGCCGCCGTCTGA
- a CDS encoding M4 family metallopeptidase: MKRKLAVGAVLSASAVLASAIQVSAGIAQAAPAPVGQSAAAHQRGELLALAGAQAPAAAKALGLSGQEQLVVKDAIVDADGSRHFRYERTLGGLPVLGGDLVVHQDAKGNVKGTDRAVKGAVAPASLTPKLTADQAVAKASGAVAATVGVAKDADEAALTSVTKAGSAQLVVWAASGTPRLAYRTTVEGVRADGTPSSQLIVTDAASGEVLSTHEQVQTAVGTGNGVFVGNVQLTTNLVSGSYQLKDTTRGGQYTTNLANKTSGKGTLYTDADNAWGTGTVSNGQSAAVDAQYGAAATWDFYKNTFGRAGIRGDGVGAYSRVHYGRNYVNAFWDDSCFCMTYGDGASNTHPLTELDVAGHEMSHGVTANTAGLNYSGESGGLNEATSDIFGTMVEFYANLPKDNPDYLIGELININGDGTPLRYMDKPSKDGGSADYWSSTVGSKDVHYSSGVANHFFYLLAEGSGAKTINGVSYNSPTSNGSTLTGIGRDKAAQVWYRALSVYMTSTTNYAGARTATLNAAKDLYGAGSTEYNAVAAAWSGVNVN, encoded by the coding sequence GTGAAGCGCAAGCTCGCAGTCGGAGCCGTTCTCTCTGCCTCGGCCGTCCTCGCCAGCGCCATCCAGGTGAGCGCCGGCATCGCCCAGGCCGCCCCCGCCCCCGTCGGCCAGAGCGCCGCCGCGCACCAGCGCGGTGAGCTGCTCGCCCTCGCCGGCGCGCAGGCCCCCGCCGCCGCCAAGGCCCTCGGCCTCTCCGGCCAGGAGCAGCTGGTCGTCAAGGACGCGATCGTCGACGCCGACGGCTCCCGCCACTTCCGCTACGAGCGCACCCTCGGCGGCCTGCCGGTGCTCGGCGGCGACCTGGTGGTGCACCAGGACGCCAAGGGCAACGTCAAGGGCACCGACCGCGCGGTGAAGGGCGCCGTCGCCCCCGCGTCGCTCACCCCGAAGCTGACCGCCGACCAGGCCGTCGCCAAGGCCTCCGGCGCGGTCGCCGCCACCGTCGGCGTCGCCAAGGACGCGGACGAGGCCGCGCTGACCTCGGTCACCAAGGCCGGCTCCGCCCAGCTCGTGGTCTGGGCCGCCTCCGGCACGCCGCGCCTGGCGTACCGCACCACCGTCGAGGGCGTGCGCGCCGACGGCACCCCGAGCAGCCAGCTGATCGTCACCGACGCCGCCAGCGGCGAGGTGCTCTCCACCCACGAGCAGGTGCAGACCGCGGTCGGCACCGGCAACGGCGTCTTCGTCGGCAACGTCCAGCTGACCACCAACCTGGTGAGCGGCTCGTACCAGCTGAAGGACACCACCCGCGGCGGCCAGTACACCACCAACCTGGCCAACAAGACCTCGGGCAAGGGCACCCTCTACACCGACGCCGACAACGCCTGGGGCACCGGCACGGTCTCCAACGGCCAGTCGGCCGCGGTGGACGCCCAGTACGGCGCGGCCGCCACCTGGGACTTCTACAAGAACACCTTCGGCCGGGCCGGCATCCGCGGCGACGGCGTCGGCGCGTACAGCCGGGTCCACTACGGGCGCAACTACGTCAACGCGTTCTGGGACGACAGCTGCTTCTGCATGACCTACGGCGACGGCGCGTCCAACACCCACCCGCTGACCGAGCTGGACGTCGCGGGCCACGAGATGAGCCACGGCGTCACCGCCAACACCGCGGGCCTGAACTACTCCGGCGAGTCCGGCGGCCTCAACGAGGCCACCTCGGACATCTTCGGCACCATGGTCGAGTTCTACGCCAACCTGCCGAAGGACAACCCGGACTACCTGATCGGCGAGCTGATCAACATCAACGGCGACGGCACGCCGCTGCGCTACATGGACAAGCCCTCCAAGGACGGCGGCTCGGCCGACTACTGGTCCTCCACCGTCGGCTCCAAGGACGTCCACTACTCCTCGGGCGTGGCCAACCACTTCTTCTACCTGCTGGCCGAGGGCAGCGGCGCCAAGACCATCAACGGCGTCAGCTACAACTCGCCGACCTCCAACGGCTCGACCCTGACCGGCATCGGCCGGGACAAGGCCGCCCAGGTCTGGTACCGCGCGCTGAGCGTCTACATGACCTCCACCACCAACTACGCCGGGGCCCGGACCGCGACCCTCAACGCGGCCAAGGACCTGTACGGCGCCGGCTCGACCGAGTACAACGCGGTCGCGGCCGCCTGGTCCGGGGTCAACGTCAACTGA
- a CDS encoding TetR/AcrR family transcriptional regulator: MAPTTQQPDAPGAGAAPARGKGRPRSAAADLAILDATRAALAELGWGGLTMGDVAVRAGVAKTTLYRRWPSKNELVVDAIAILFDQLECADLGSLQADIEAVVAQFADLLSRPETQAALLALFAEGTRDRQLQQRIRERIVEPQKVLVQLGRANAQARGEMGPDEDPATACEEIDIIFDTIAGTVEHRLLVSGEPITPEWIRRFTTLLLNAFPGLN, from the coding sequence GTGGCCCCCACCACCCAGCAGCCCGACGCGCCGGGCGCCGGCGCGGCCCCCGCGCGCGGCAAGGGGCGGCCGCGCAGCGCCGCCGCGGACCTCGCCATCCTCGACGCCACCCGCGCCGCGCTCGCCGAACTCGGCTGGGGCGGGCTGACCATGGGCGACGTCGCGGTCCGCGCCGGGGTCGCCAAGACCACCCTCTACCGGCGCTGGCCGTCCAAGAACGAGCTGGTCGTCGACGCCATCGCGATCCTCTTCGACCAGCTGGAGTGCGCCGACCTGGGCAGCCTCCAGGCCGACATCGAGGCGGTCGTCGCCCAGTTCGCCGACCTGCTGAGCCGGCCCGAGACGCAGGCCGCCCTGCTCGCCCTCTTCGCCGAGGGCACCCGCGACCGGCAGCTCCAGCAGCGCATCCGCGAGCGGATCGTCGAGCCCCAGAAGGTCCTGGTCCAGCTCGGCCGCGCCAACGCGCAGGCCCGCGGCGAGATGGGCCCGGACGAGGACCCGGCCACCGCCTGCGAAGAGATCGACATCATCTTCGACACCATCGCCGGGACGGTCGAGCACCGCCTCCTGGTCAGCGGCGAACCCATCACCCCCGAGTGGATCCGCCGCTTCACCACCCTGCTGCTGAACGCGTTCCCCGGCCTGAACTGA